One Deinococcus grandis DNA window includes the following coding sequences:
- a CDS encoding SPFH domain-containing protein, which yields MGFTIFVIVLLLLVIITLFAGVKSVPQGSEWTQERFGKFQRTLKPGLNIIIPYIDRIGRRVNMMEQVLDVPSQEVITKDNALVTVDGVVFYQVLDAAKASYEVSNLNQAILNLTMTNIRTVMGSMDLDELLSNRDQINARLLTVVDEATEPWGVKATRIEVKDIKPPADLVASMARQMKAEREKRANILDAEGFRQAAILKAEGEKQAEILSAEGRRQAAFLEAEARERAAQAEAEATRLVSDAIAAGNVQAINYFVAQRYVDALKDIASAPNQKTLILPLEATSILGSLQGVAEIARDAFGRKG from the coding sequence ATGGGATTCACCATTTTCGTGATCGTCCTGCTGCTGCTGGTGATCATCACCCTGTTCGCCGGGGTCAAGAGCGTCCCGCAGGGCAGCGAGTGGACGCAGGAACGCTTCGGGAAGTTCCAGCGGACGCTCAAGCCAGGGCTGAACATCATCATTCCGTACATCGACCGCATCGGGCGCCGCGTGAACATGATGGAACAGGTGCTCGACGTGCCCAGCCAGGAAGTCATCACCAAGGACAACGCCCTGGTCACCGTGGACGGCGTGGTGTTCTACCAGGTGCTCGACGCCGCCAAGGCCAGCTACGAGGTCAGCAACCTGAACCAGGCGATCCTGAACCTCACCATGACGAACATCCGCACCGTGATGGGCAGCATGGACCTGGACGAACTGCTGTCCAACCGCGACCAGATCAACGCCCGCCTGCTGACCGTCGTGGACGAGGCCACCGAGCCGTGGGGCGTGAAGGCCACCCGCATCGAGGTCAAGGACATCAAGCCGCCGGCCGATCTGGTCGCCAGCATGGCCCGCCAGATGAAGGCCGAACGCGAGAAACGCGCCAACATCCTCGACGCCGAGGGATTCCGGCAGGCCGCGATCCTGAAGGCCGAGGGCGAGAAGCAGGCCGAGATCCTCTCCGCCGAGGGGCGCCGTCAGGCGGCGTTCCTGGAGGCCGAGGCCCGCGAACGCGCCGCGCAGGCCGAAGCCGAGGCGACCCGGCTGGTCAGTGACGCGATTGCCGCCGGGAACGTGCAGGCCATCAACTACTTCGTCGCGCAGCGCTACGTGGACGCCCTGAAGGACATCGCCAGCGCGCCCAACCAGAAGACCCTGATCCTGCCGCTGGAGGCGACCAGCATCCTGGGCAGCCTGCAGGGCGTCGCGGAGATCGCCCGCGACGCCTTCGGACGCAAGGGCTGA
- a CDS encoding antibiotic biosynthesis monooxygenase, whose protein sequence is MSDAASPSSTVPPQATGITLVVTERVRLSKLDAYEAWARRLHALQATQPGFLGLHVLRDAGGPVAEYVTLVRFASPQALAAWRATPAYRSALAELDEFTADEVEYREAQGLEAWFDRPARLPAPPLWKNVIVGIVGVYPLIMLFAMLLRPFTGEWPAWAATLATASLSTLFLNWPVLPWLSRLLRPWLYPTRRG, encoded by the coding sequence ATGTCCGACGCTGCTTCCCCCTCCTCCACTGTTCCGCCCCAGGCCACGGGCATCACCCTGGTCGTCACCGAACGCGTCCGCCTGTCGAAACTCGACGCCTACGAGGCGTGGGCGCGGCGCCTGCATGCCCTCCAGGCGACCCAGCCGGGCTTCCTGGGCCTGCACGTCCTGCGGGACGCGGGCGGCCCGGTCGCGGAGTACGTGACGCTGGTGCGGTTCGCGTCCCCGCAGGCCCTCGCCGCGTGGCGCGCCACGCCTGCGTACCGTTCGGCGCTGGCGGAACTGGACGAGTTCACCGCCGACGAGGTCGAGTACCGCGAGGCGCAGGGCCTGGAGGCGTGGTTCGACCGCCCGGCGCGCCTGCCCGCCCCGCCGCTGTGGAAGAACGTGATCGTGGGCATCGTGGGTGTGTACCCGCTGATCATGCTGTTCGCCATGCTGCTGCGGCCCTTCACCGGGGAGTGGCCCGCGTGGGCGGCCACGCTGGCGACCGCGTCGCTGTCCACGCTGTTCCTGAACTGGCCGGTGCTGCCGTGGCTGTCGCGCCTGCTGCGCCCCTGGCTGTACCCCACCCGGCGCGGGTGA
- the kamA gene encoding lysine 2,3-aminomutase: MPIHPQATLRSQMMLPRNHRADKWADVPDEQWYDWKWQLKNRINSVAELEEVLTLTDSERKGASAEGIFRLDITPYFASLMDRDDPTCPVRRQVIPTEEELQPFTSMMEDSLAEDKHSPVPGLVHRYPDRVLMLVTTQCASYCRYCTRSRIVGDPTETFNPAEYEQQLNYLRNTPQVRDVLLSGGDPLTLAPKVLGRLLSELRKIEHIEIIRIGTRVPVFMPMRVTQELCDVLSENHPVWMNIHVNHPKEITPEVADACDRLTRAGVPLGNQSVLLRGVNDHPVIMQKLVRELVKIRVRPYYIYQCDLVHGAGHLRTTVSKGLEIMESLRGHTSGYSVPTYVVDAPGGGGKIPVAPNYVLSHSPEKLILRNFEGYIAAYSEPTDYTGPDMLVPTDWQRKEPGQSGIFGLMEGERISIEPKEFAESRHRPGATQHRLNSREDKWAAHGIGAQATDTAPDGMTQTPQPVSGD, from the coding sequence ATGCCGATTCACCCGCAGGCCACCCTTCGCAGCCAGATGATGCTGCCCCGCAACCACCGCGCCGATAAATGGGCCGATGTGCCCGACGAGCAGTGGTACGACTGGAAATGGCAGCTGAAAAACCGCATCAACAGCGTCGCCGAACTCGAGGAAGTCCTCACCCTGACCGACAGCGAGCGCAAGGGCGCCAGCGCGGAGGGCATCTTCCGCCTGGACATCACCCCTTACTTCGCCAGCCTCATGGACCGCGACGACCCCACCTGCCCCGTCAGGCGCCAAGTGATTCCCACCGAGGAAGAACTCCAGCCGTTCACGAGCATGATGGAAGACTCCCTGGCGGAGGACAAGCACAGCCCCGTCCCCGGTCTCGTGCACCGCTACCCGGACCGCGTGCTGATGCTCGTCACCACCCAGTGCGCCAGCTACTGCCGTTACTGCACCCGCAGCCGCATCGTGGGCGACCCCACCGAGACCTTCAACCCCGCCGAGTACGAGCAGCAGCTGAACTACCTGCGCAACACCCCCCAGGTCCGCGACGTGCTGCTCAGCGGTGGTGACCCCCTGACCCTCGCGCCGAAAGTCCTGGGCCGCCTGCTGTCCGAACTGCGCAAGATCGAGCACATCGAGATCATCCGCATCGGCACCCGCGTCCCCGTGTTCATGCCCATGCGCGTCACGCAGGAACTCTGCGACGTCCTCAGTGAAAACCACCCGGTGTGGATGAACATCCACGTCAACCACCCCAAGGAAATCACCCCGGAAGTCGCCGACGCCTGCGACCGCCTCACCCGCGCCGGCGTGCCCCTGGGCAACCAGAGCGTGCTGCTGCGCGGCGTGAACGACCACCCCGTCATCATGCAGAAACTCGTGCGCGAACTCGTCAAGATCCGCGTCCGCCCCTACTACATCTACCAGTGCGACCTCGTCCACGGCGCCGGGCACCTGCGCACCACCGTCAGCAAGGGCCTGGAAATCATGGAAAGCCTCCGCGGCCACACCAGCGGCTACTCGGTCCCCACCTACGTCGTGGACGCCCCCGGCGGCGGCGGCAAGATCCCCGTCGCCCCCAACTACGTCCTCTCGCACAGCCCCGAGAAGCTCATCCTGCGCAACTTCGAAGGCTACATCGCCGCGTACAGCGAACCCACCGACTACACCGGCCCCGACATGCTCGTCCCCACCGACTGGCAACGCAAGGAACCCGGCCAGAGCGGCATCTTCGGCCTCATGGAAGGCGAGCGCATTTCCATTGAACCCAAGGAATTCGCCGAATCCCGCCACCGCCCTGGCGCTACCCAGCACCGCCTCAACAGCCGCGAAGACAAATGGGCCGCCCACGGCATCGGCGCGCAGGCCACCGACACCGCCCCCGACGGCATGACCCAGACCCCGCAACCCGTCAGCGGCGACTGA
- a CDS encoding NfeD family protein, whose translation MDWLPTLERVQSWHWWVLGALLLILEVAAPGIFFVWLALAAFALGLLVFVLPVLPVAVQLLLFAALSVAAVTLGRRYVTRVLPDSPEAGRVNRGAHRLVGQTVTVVTPIVNGIGRVRVGDSEWRATGPDTPQGARVVIVAADGPTLHVREVSGTWT comes from the coding sequence GTGGACTGGCTGCCCACCCTGGAACGCGTGCAGTCCTGGCACTGGTGGGTGCTGGGTGCGCTGCTGCTGATCCTGGAAGTCGCTGCGCCCGGCATCTTCTTCGTGTGGCTGGCCCTCGCGGCGTTCGCGCTGGGCCTGCTGGTGTTTGTCCTGCCGGTCCTGCCGGTCGCCGTGCAATTGCTGCTGTTCGCCGCGCTGAGCGTCGCGGCGGTCACGCTGGGCCGCCGTTACGTGACGCGCGTCCTGCCGGACTCGCCCGAGGCGGGCCGCGTGAACCGGGGCGCGCACCGGCTGGTGGGGCAGACCGTCACGGTCGTCACGCCCATCGTGAACGGCATCGGCCGCGTGCGGGTGGGGGACAGCGAGTGGCGTGCCACCGGCCCCGACACCCCACAGGGGGCGCGGGTCGTGATCGTCGCGGCGGACGGCCCCACCCTGCACGTCCGTGAGGTCAGCGGCACCTGGACGTGA
- a CDS encoding four helix bundle protein, which yields MDSYFPFEQLDVYHLSVAYATQVYRATTTFPDTERFGLTNQMRRAAVSISLNIAEGRGRGGDRELVRYLMIARGSLFEVVAGAQIAEQLGFLDAEAARTLRQDAHTLSAKLMTLIKRLNPIP from the coding sequence GTGGACTCCTACTTTCCGTTCGAGCAGCTGGACGTCTATCACCTCTCGGTGGCCTACGCCACGCAGGTCTACCGGGCAACCACCACGTTTCCAGATACGGAGAGGTTCGGTCTGACCAATCAGATGCGCCGCGCTGCCGTGTCCATCTCACTGAACATCGCAGAGGGTCGGGGGCGCGGCGGCGACCGGGAGTTGGTGCGGTACCTGATGATCGCGCGTGGATCTCTCTTTGAAGTGGTGGCAGGTGCGCAGATTGCAGAGCAGTTGGGTTTCCTCGATGCAGAGGCGGCCCGTACCCTCAGGCAGGATGCACACACCCTCTCGGCCAAACTCATGACCCTGATCAAACGCCTGAACCCTATCCCTTAG
- a CDS encoding DinB family protein — protein MWPELRELFVRDLGKLIAALEAYPDDAAVWRVRGDIVNPAGTLALHLIGNLSQFVGADLGGAAFVRDRASEFARRDVPRADLIAGLREVSARVVSALDGLDAARLDEVECTAVAGFPGRHDGPVLPDSPVRAPELAPGAGGLPPADALTRAGSGRLRG, from the coding sequence ATGTGGCCTGAGCTGCGGGAGCTGTTCGTGCGGGACCTGGGGAAGCTGATCGCGGCACTGGAGGCGTACCCGGACGACGCGGCCGTGTGGCGGGTGCGGGGGGACATCGTGAATCCGGCGGGGACGCTGGCGCTGCACCTGATCGGGAACCTGTCGCAGTTCGTCGGCGCGGATCTGGGCGGCGCGGCGTTCGTTCGGGACCGGGCGTCGGAGTTCGCGCGGCGGGACGTGCCCCGCGCGGATCTGATCGCGGGGCTGCGGGAGGTGTCGGCGCGGGTGGTCTCGGCCCTGGACGGTCTGGACGCGGCGCGGCTGGACGAGGTTGAGTGCACGGCAGTTGCCGGGTTTCCCGGACGGCATGACGGTCCGGTACTTCCTGATTCACCTGTACGGGCACCTGAACTGGCACCTGGGGCAGGTGGCCTACCACCGGCGGATGCTCTGACCAGGGCTGGATCGGGTAGACTGCGGGGCTGA
- a CDS encoding SMI1/KNR4 family protein, whose amino-acid sequence MTGRLNPAGDFSFTHLLDHIRSLGLTPNPPATLESVERLEQTLGLELPAPVRDLYLTLDGLDGPQREVMWCRLLDLSDIAPALNDLNAPLHELAPSLVNYGIPLFNDGGDNYLVFTLLPECPGRLVYSTAGDDFSPEVMFRNLHEPFFAHWHGGELILPQGYTAQPEPTTADALARQACLQRAQHATEYEAHFFQSLAAGLTPSR is encoded by the coding sequence ATGACAGGGCGACTGAACCCGGCAGGCGACTTCTCGTTCACGCATCTGCTTGATCACATCCGCTCGCTCGGGTTGACCCCGAATCCCCCAGCGACACTCGAGAGCGTGGAGCGCCTGGAACAGACGCTCGGCCTTGAGCTGCCCGCCCCTGTACGCGACCTGTACCTGACCCTGGATGGGCTGGACGGCCCACAGCGGGAGGTGATGTGGTGTCGCCTGCTCGACCTCAGTGACATTGCACCGGCCCTGAACGACCTGAACGCGCCGCTGCACGAACTGGCCCCGAGTCTGGTGAACTACGGCATTCCCCTGTTCAACGACGGCGGGGACAACTACCTCGTATTCACGCTGCTGCCGGAGTGTCCGGGCCGACTGGTGTACTCCACGGCTGGCGACGATTTCTCACCGGAGGTCATGTTCCGCAATCTTCACGAGCCGTTTTTCGCTCACTGGCATGGAGGGGAGCTGATCCTGCCACAGGGGTACACCGCGCAGCCTGAACCGACGACGGCTGATGCTCTGGCCCGGCAGGCCTGCCTCCAGCGGGCCCAGCACGCGACGGAGTATGAGGCCCACTTCTTCCAGAGCCTCGCTGCTGGCCTCACGCCGTCCCGGTAA
- a CDS encoding Lrp/AsnC family transcriptional regulator produces MRQSGGHLDPLDHRILQELQTDSRLSMRELGRRVGLSAPAVTERVRRLEDAGVILGYGIRVASKPLGRTITAFIGVQDSGRNDPTLVRWATRHDGVLECHSVTGDNSCILKVAVPDVGALENMLTELINMGFTCDTSIVLSTPLEGKLLLPPR; encoded by the coding sequence ATGAGACAGTCCGGCGGCCACCTCGACCCCCTCGACCACCGCATCCTGCAGGAACTCCAGACGGACTCCCGCCTGAGCATGCGAGAACTCGGCCGCCGCGTCGGCCTGAGCGCCCCCGCCGTCACCGAACGCGTCCGCCGCCTCGAAGACGCCGGCGTGATCCTCGGCTACGGCATCCGCGTCGCCAGCAAACCGCTCGGGCGCACCATCACCGCGTTCATCGGCGTGCAGGACAGTGGCCGCAACGACCCCACCCTGGTCCGCTGGGCCACCAGGCACGACGGCGTGCTGGAATGCCACAGCGTCACCGGGGACAACTCCTGCATCCTGAAAGTCGCCGTGCCCGACGTCGGCGCACTGGAGAACATGCTGACCGAACTGATCAACATGGGCTTCACCTGCGACACCAGCATCGTCCTCAGCACGCCCCTGGAAGGCAAACTGCTCCTCCCCCCCAGGTGA